The following is a genomic window from Lactococcus carnosus.
ATGATTGGTATCTGGCCTTGCTAGCAACTGCAACAGGTGAGCTGGTTTATATTGACAAGCCTGGTGAACTTTATCGGCAGCATGATCATAATGTTTTGGGTGCTAGGACCATTGGTAAGCGCCTTAAAAAATGGTTAAATCCATTACAAGCTGTAGACAAATATTGGCAACTTATCATTACTAGCCAAAAGCAAGCAGCTTCTTTATTAACGCAACCGGATTTATCGGATGAGAATAGAGAGCTGATCGAGAAGTATGTTGCCTTGCTAAATCAGACGGTTGTGAATCGGATTAAGTATTTAAAAGAATATAACTTTAAAAAGAATAAATTATTTCACACGATTGTATTTCGTACACTTGTTGTGACAAAAATAGGCTTCAAAAGTAGCTATTAATTACTCAGGTAAGTTTATTTAATGTGTACTTAAACCGTTTTAATTTTAATACCTGAGCGGCATAGGATTATAAGAAAGAGAAGATTATGAACTTTTTTGATAAAAAAAATAAAATATTATTAAGAGAAATGATAAAAACTGATTTCAAATTACGTTATCAGGGCTCAGCCATAGGCTACCTATGGTCAATCTTAAAACCAGTACTGTTATTTTTAGTTTTATATGTTGTTTTCGTAAGATTTCTAAGATTTGGTGCTGGTGTACCTCATTTTGCTGTTGCCTTACTTCTGGGAATGACTATCTGGAACTTTTTCTCTGAGGTAACGAATATGGGCATGGTATCCATTGTCTCTAGAGGAGACTTGATGAGAAAAATTTCATTTTCAAAACCAGTCATTATCTTCTCCGTAACAGCAAATGCGCTAATCAACTTTGGGATTAATCTAGTAGTTGTTCTGGTTTTTGCCCTGATAAACGGTGTTCGATTTACGCCAAAGGTGTTATTTTTACCATTTTTAACAATTGAGTTATTGTTATTATCTGTAGGGATTGCATTTTTACTTGCTACTCTATTTGTCAAATATAGAGATTTAGCGCCAGTATGGGAAGTTTTTCTACAAGCTTTTATGTATGCCACACCCATCATCTATCCACTAACGATGCTATTTAAAAACGGTAATGAAATCACATGGTATGCTCGGATATTGATGCTGAACCCAATGGCACAGATAGTTCAAGATTTAAGATATACGCTTATAGATCCAGTAAATATAACAACATGGCAAATTGTTCCGATGTCAGTGGCTTGGATACCGTATGTACTCTCGCCAATCGTCTTTTTTATAGGACTTTCAGTCTTTAATAAGCGATCTGATAAATTTGCTGAAATCATATAGGAGTTGGAAATGACAGATAATAATATTGCAGTAAAAATTGACCATGTTTCAAAATCATTTAGGTTACCAACGGAAAGTTCTTCAAGTCTTCGTACAACACTGGTTAATCGTCTTAAAGGCATCAAGGGATATACGGAACAACACGTACTAAAAGATATTTCTTTTGAAGTTGAAAAAGGAGATTTCTTTGGTATTGTTGGCCGAAACGGATCTGGTAAGTCAACACTTCTCAAAATAATTTCGCAAATTTATGTGCCTGAAAAAGGGAATTTGGATGTCCATGGAAAACTAGTTTCGTTTATTGAACTGGGTGTTGGCTTTAATCCAGAACTAACCGGTAAAGAAAACGTCTATCTTAATGGTGCGATGCTAGGCTTTTCTGTCGAAGAAATAGATGCAATGTATGATGATATTGTTGATTTTGCTGAACTCAGTGACTTCATGAATCAAAAACTTAAAAATTATTCTTCAGGTATGCAAGTTCGGTTGGCATTTTCAGTTGCGATTAAGGCACAGGGAGATGTGCTAGTACTTGATGAAGTTTTGGCAGTTGGTGACGAAGCTTTTCAAAGGAAATGTAATGATTATTTCATGGAAAGAAGAAAGTCAGGATTGACGACTATTCTGGTAACACACGATATGAGTTCCGTGAAAAAGTACTGTAATAAAGCGATTATGATTAAAAACGGAGAAATCTTTTCTCAGGGTAATCCGAGTGAAGTGTCAGATGATTATACTGCGTCAAATTTTGAGAAACGTGAAAAAATTAATCAAAAGCAATCTGAAGTTGAAGCATCTGAATTTAAACCAGGTAGAAATGAACTCGTTCCAGAATTTGAAATTGAGAACATGAGTCCAAGTGTCCTGAAATCTAGTGATATTCTGGAATTTAAAA
Proteins encoded in this region:
- a CDS encoding ABC transporter permease — its product is MNFFDKKNKILLREMIKTDFKLRYQGSAIGYLWSILKPVLLFLVLYVVFVRFLRFGAGVPHFAVALLLGMTIWNFFSEVTNMGMVSIVSRGDLMRKISFSKPVIIFSVTANALINFGINLVVVLVFALINGVRFTPKVLFLPFLTIELLLLSVGIAFLLATLFVKYRDLAPVWEVFLQAFMYATPIIYPLTMLFKNGNEITWYARILMLNPMAQIVQDLRYTLIDPVNITTWQIVPMSVAWIPYVLSPIVFFIGLSVFNKRSDKFAEII
- a CDS encoding ABC transporter ATP-binding protein — translated: MTDNNIAVKIDHVSKSFRLPTESSSSLRTTLVNRLKGIKGYTEQHVLKDISFEVEKGDFFGIVGRNGSGKSTLLKIISQIYVPEKGNLDVHGKLVSFIELGVGFNPELTGKENVYLNGAMLGFSVEEIDAMYDDIVDFAELSDFMNQKLKNYSSGMQVRLAFSVAIKAQGDVLVLDEVLAVGDEAFQRKCNDYFMERRKSGLTTILVTHDMSSVKKYCNKAIMIKNGEIFSQGNPSEVSDDYTASNFEKREKINQKQSEVEASEFKPGRNELVPEFEIENMSPSVLKSSDILEFKISYEITKDIASGVGFSLLDLTSGGAFSIIDDGAIQSQIFSAWSTQKGRIERTYQLPLDNFNNRDFMIVAACFTGTDKKGDFKAIANLGGESGLRFYVRGEVDTGPLLKQQGVFVD